From a region of the Candidatus Azobacteroides pseudotrichonymphae genomovar. CFP2 genome:
- a CDS encoding Do family serine endopeptidase, with amino-acid sequence MKTNGKVILGFILISLMSSGITIGLYSHLNKDEDNISKSVGFNQKGVHPAGYNVSAENSDFTLAAEQSINAVVHIKSTTKPVQKNNIQEYFNPFEYFFGGQIPQYKIQPKVVGFGSGVIISTDGYIVTNNHVIDEASEIEIITNNNETYRAKIIGKDESTDIALLKIEGKDFPVIPFGDSDALKIGEWVLAVGNPFNLTSTVTAGIVSAKGRGNIFSGYTYQQDIARSRDKIESFIQTDAAVNPGNSGGALVNTKGELVGINTAIYSETGNFIGYSFAIPINLVKKVIFDIKKYGVVQRALIGVKVEELSTLKEIDPETYNKLKVHEGVYVAEFTSNSSAKKAGMQKGDVITAINGTKVKDYHELRAELSRYNPGNIIEVQVYRNKDIKVCKVELKNDQGTTSIIKEKAVTEILGATFKELSPELKRKIGINYGVEISKVTNGKLKENGIREGFIILTANDTKLTSPETLIRIVESLLKQDPDERGLYIKGFYPNDRIRFYAIDMNVQ; translated from the coding sequence ATGAAAACAAATGGGAAAGTAATATTAGGTTTTATATTAATAAGTCTCATGAGTTCAGGCATAACAATTGGACTCTATTCTCATTTAAATAAGGACGAAGATAATATTTCTAAGTCAGTGGGATTTAATCAAAAAGGAGTTCATCCCGCAGGTTACAATGTGTCAGCAGAGAATTCAGACTTTACTTTAGCTGCCGAACAGAGTATAAATGCAGTAGTACATATCAAATCAACTACTAAGCCTGTCCAAAAAAATAATATCCAAGAATATTTTAATCCTTTTGAATACTTCTTTGGAGGACAAATTCCTCAATATAAAATACAACCTAAAGTAGTAGGTTTTGGTTCTGGCGTTATTATTTCCACCGACGGATATATTGTAACCAACAATCATGTAATAGATGAAGCATCTGAAATTGAAATAATCACCAACAATAATGAAACTTATAGAGCTAAAATAATAGGTAAAGATGAATCCACCGATATTGCCTTGTTGAAAATTGAGGGGAAAGATTTTCCTGTAATTCCTTTCGGGGATTCTGATGCTTTAAAAATAGGGGAATGGGTGCTAGCTGTAGGTAATCCTTTTAACTTGACAAGCACCGTGACTGCAGGAATTGTAAGTGCAAAAGGCCGAGGGAATATTTTTTCAGGATATACTTACCAACAAGACATTGCCCGCTCGCGGGATAAAATAGAATCATTTATCCAGACAGATGCTGCAGTAAACCCAGGGAATAGTGGGGGAGCGTTAGTAAATACAAAAGGTGAACTAGTTGGAATAAATACTGCCATTTACTCGGAAACTGGGAATTTTATCGGATACTCATTTGCTATACCTATCAACTTGGTAAAAAAGGTAATTTTCGATATCAAGAAATATGGTGTAGTACAAAGAGCTTTAATAGGAGTAAAGGTAGAAGAATTATCTACTTTAAAAGAAATAGACCCTGAAACTTATAACAAATTAAAAGTTCACGAAGGTGTTTACGTGGCAGAATTTACCTCTAATAGTTCTGCTAAAAAAGCAGGGATGCAAAAAGGAGATGTAATTACAGCAATTAATGGAACAAAGGTCAAAGACTACCATGAGTTAAGAGCAGAATTGAGCCGTTATAACCCTGGTAATATTATTGAAGTCCAAGTTTATAGAAATAAAGATATAAAAGTATGTAAAGTAGAATTAAAGAATGATCAAGGAACAACGTCTATTATTAAAGAAAAGGCCGTTACAGAAATTTTAGGAGCAACTTTTAAAGAATTATCCCCAGAACTAAAAAGAAAAATAGGTATTAATTACGGAGTGGAAATAAGCAAAGTTACAAATGGTAAACTAAAAGAAAACGGTATTAGAGAGGGATTTATTATTCTTACAGCCAACGATACGAAACTTACTTCTCCAGAAACTTTAATTAGAATTGTAGAATCGTTGCTAAAACAAGATCCAGATGAAAGAGGGCTTTATATCAAGGGATTCTATCCAAATGATAGAATAAGATTCTACGCTATTGATATGAATGTTCAATAG
- a CDS encoding sigma-70 family RNA polymerase sigma factor, whose protein sequence is MRQLKITKSITNRESASLDKFLQEISHEELLSIEKEIELARRSRLGDRSALDKLVRANLRFVVSVAKQYQNQGLSLPDLINEGNLGLIKAAEKFDETRGFKFISYAVWWIRQSILQALAEQSRIVRLPLNRVGSLNKISKALSKFEQKHERKPSSEELAQELELPEDKVSETLRISNRHISIDAPFADGEENSLLDVLTNDDTPAAYHGLIHESLSQEINNALLILNDREKEIIKMSFGIGQQEMNLEEIGDAFNLTRERVRQIKEKAIKKLKQNNRNNGLKNYLG, encoded by the coding sequence ATGAGACAGCTAAAAATAACTAAGTCTATTACTAATCGCGAAAGTGCTTCTTTAGATAAGTTTCTTCAAGAAATTAGCCACGAAGAACTACTTAGTATAGAAAAAGAGATTGAATTGGCGCGACGCAGTCGATTAGGAGATCGTTCAGCTTTAGACAAGCTAGTACGTGCTAATCTTCGTTTTGTAGTATCTGTGGCTAAACAATATCAAAATCAAGGATTAAGTCTTCCTGACTTGATCAATGAAGGGAACCTGGGATTAATTAAAGCCGCTGAAAAATTTGACGAAACACGAGGATTCAAATTCATTTCATACGCTGTTTGGTGGATTAGGCAATCCATTCTACAAGCTTTAGCCGAACAATCAAGGATTGTACGATTACCTTTAAATCGTGTCGGTTCGTTGAATAAAATCTCCAAAGCTCTTTCTAAATTTGAACAAAAACATGAACGAAAGCCTTCTTCCGAAGAGTTAGCTCAAGAATTAGAACTTCCGGAAGACAAGGTATCAGAAACATTAAGGATATCCAATCGACATATTTCAATAGATGCTCCATTCGCAGATGGCGAAGAAAATAGTCTATTAGATGTACTTACTAATGACGATACTCCAGCTGCTTACCACGGATTAATACACGAATCACTTTCTCAAGAAATCAATAATGCTCTATTGATATTAAACGATAGAGAAAAAGAAATTATTAAGATGTCTTTCGGTATTGGACAGCAAGAAATGAATTTAGAAGAAATCGGCGATGCATTCAACTTAACACGAGAGCGTGTAAGACAAATTAAAGAAAAAGCAATTAAGAAATTAAAACAAAACAATAGAAATAATGGCTTAAAAAATTATTTGGGTTAA
- a CDS encoding sodium-translocating pyrophosphatase: protein MEKARNIFLLLMVALFKSNLSVYASDVNLAIPDLHEGTFCFFGETVTSWSFLFYGALIIMGTLGFSLLLFKQVKQLPSHDSMLRVASTIYTTCRTYLFQQGKFLLMLFALVGVVLFIYFLGLLGQSFAVVLQVLLFSIVGMAGSYMVAWYGIRVNTYANARTAFASLRGRPLDVVNIPLKAGMSVGLFLISLELVLMVIILLFVPRDIVGICFLGFAIGESLGASALRIAGGIFTKIADIGSDLMKVVFKVKEDDPRNPGVIADCTGDNAGDSVGPTADGFETYGVTGVSLITFIALAVREVDIQAKLIVWIFGMRFLMDFLSGCSFFINQWISKKLYENREDFDFESPLMRLIVTSSILCISASFFMSHLLLGDMKDTTLWWKLAIIISCGTLAALLIPEFTKLFTSSKSTHVKEIVSASREGGASLNILSGIVAGYFSAFWTGLLIVVLMAAAYFTTLTGLSETLGPHATIFAFGLVAFGSLCMGPVTIAVDSYGPVTDNAQSIFELSQIEQIPNIEKSIEKDYGFKPDFKKGKYYLESNDSAGNTFKATAKPVLIGTAVIGATTMIFSIILLLEKVGLLNLSLTDAPVVLGLICGGAVVFWFSGASMQAVTTGAYRAVMFIKETFNMDKKEANIEDSKSVVKICTQYAQKGMWNIFIALMSLTLAFAFIDANFFVSYLISIAIIGLFQAIYMANAGGSWDNAKKIVEVELKEKNTPLHEAVVVGDTVGDPFKDTSSVSLNPIIKFSTLFGLLATEICIKMKETGGNISIYITIPFLIVGLFFVWRSFYRTRIPT, encoded by the coding sequence ATGGAAAAAGCAAGGAATATATTTCTATTATTAATGGTTGCTTTATTTAAAAGCAATTTATCTGTGTACGCAAGCGATGTGAACTTGGCAATACCAGATCTTCACGAGGGAACCTTTTGTTTTTTTGGAGAGACTGTTACTTCATGGAGTTTTCTGTTCTACGGTGCTTTAATTATTATGGGGACGTTAGGTTTTAGTCTCTTATTATTTAAGCAAGTAAAACAATTACCATCGCACGATTCTATGCTTAGAGTGGCTTCTACAATCTATACTACTTGTAGAACTTATTTATTTCAACAAGGTAAATTCCTTTTAATGCTATTTGCGTTGGTGGGTGTTGTTTTGTTTATTTACTTTTTAGGATTGCTTGGACAATCATTTGCCGTTGTGTTGCAAGTATTGTTATTTTCTATTGTTGGTATGGCGGGTTCATATATGGTTGCATGGTATGGTATTCGGGTTAATACTTATGCTAATGCACGAACCGCTTTTGCTTCGCTTAGAGGGAGGCCGTTAGATGTAGTCAATATCCCATTGAAGGCAGGAATGAGTGTGGGTTTGTTTCTTATTTCGCTTGAATTAGTATTAATGGTAATTATCCTTTTGTTTGTTCCTCGCGATATTGTAGGGATTTGTTTCTTGGGTTTTGCTATTGGAGAATCCTTAGGAGCTAGTGCGTTGCGAATTGCAGGAGGAATTTTTACTAAAATTGCTGATATAGGTTCAGATTTGATGAAAGTTGTTTTTAAAGTAAAAGAAGATGATCCGCGTAATCCTGGTGTAATAGCTGACTGTACCGGTGATAATGCGGGTGATAGTGTTGGACCCACTGCTGATGGCTTTGAAACTTACGGGGTGACAGGTGTATCTCTTATTACATTCATTGCTTTAGCAGTTCGTGAGGTAGACATACAAGCAAAATTAATTGTGTGGATATTTGGTATGCGTTTTTTGATGGATTTCTTGTCTGGATGTTCATTTTTTATTAACCAATGGATTTCCAAAAAACTATATGAAAATAGGGAAGATTTTGATTTTGAATCGCCATTGATGAGATTGATCGTTACTTCTTCTATATTATGTATTTCTGCAAGTTTTTTTATGAGTCATCTGTTATTGGGTGATATGAAGGACACAACTTTATGGTGGAAACTAGCCATTATCATCAGTTGTGGGACGTTAGCGGCTCTTCTTATTCCGGAGTTTACGAAATTATTTACAAGTTCTAAGTCTACTCATGTAAAAGAAATCGTTTCTGCGTCACGTGAGGGGGGGGCCTCATTAAATATCCTTTCTGGTATCGTGGCAGGTTATTTCAGTGCTTTTTGGACAGGATTATTAATCGTAGTTTTAATGGCTGCTGCTTATTTTACTACTCTGACAGGATTAAGCGAGACATTAGGTCCTCATGCTACAATTTTTGCTTTTGGGTTAGTAGCTTTTGGGTCCCTATGCATGGGACCAGTAACTATCGCCGTAGATAGCTATGGGCCAGTGACAGACAACGCTCAGTCTATTTTTGAACTCTCCCAAATAGAACAGATACCAAATATAGAAAAGTCTATCGAAAAAGATTATGGTTTTAAGCCTGATTTTAAAAAGGGTAAATATTATTTGGAATCTAATGATTCTGCAGGGAATACGTTCAAGGCAACAGCAAAGCCTGTGTTAATAGGTACAGCAGTAATAGGAGCTACTACGATGATATTTTCTATTATTCTATTGTTGGAAAAAGTAGGGTTGCTGAATTTGTCATTGACAGATGCTCCTGTGGTTCTCGGATTAATTTGTGGTGGTGCTGTTGTTTTTTGGTTCAGTGGTGCTTCTATGCAAGCTGTTACTACGGGTGCTTATCGTGCCGTGATGTTTATTAAAGAGACTTTTAATATGGACAAAAAAGAGGCTAATATCGAAGATTCCAAGTCAGTAGTGAAAATTTGTACTCAGTATGCCCAAAAAGGGATGTGGAATATTTTCATTGCGTTAATGTCATTAACATTGGCTTTTGCGTTTATTGATGCTAATTTTTTCGTTTCATATTTGATTTCTATTGCTATAATTGGCTTGTTTCAGGCAATTTATATGGCGAATGCTGGTGGCAGTTGGGATAATGCGAAGAAAATTGTGGAAGTAGAATTAAAAGAAAAAAACACTCCTTTACATGAGGCGGTAGTAGTGGGGGATACAGTAGGAGACCCATTTAAAGATACTTCTTCAGTATCCTTAAATCCAATTATTAAGTTTTCAACTTTGTTTGGGTTATTAGCTACTGAGATATGTATTAAAATGAAAGAGACGGGAGGAAATATTTCTATATATATTACTATTCCATTTTTAATAGTTGGATTGTTTTTTGTATGGCGATCATTTTATCGGACGCGAATACCAACATAA
- a CDS encoding DUF4468 domain-containing protein has protein sequence MKKLSMILLFGMVALCSCTEIEDELIPVGNLTIEKTIEVPNTPANKLYTIVNDWAVGFFANSNNAVEFRDKEEGIIIGKYRCNFDFATKSSPMWQQILVRVPNKVTMPVEIITKFTVISNDNEIKVKVVPNTDLSNYPFLLKMNEQQLLYVYKSRQKLILEYMDNMDNFIQSLKNFLLKK, from the coding sequence ATGAAAAAATTATCGATGATCCTGCTGTTTGGTATGGTTGCGCTATGTAGTTGCACTGAAATTGAAGACGAGCTTATTCCAGTAGGTAATTTAACCATAGAAAAAACAATAGAAGTTCCTAATACACCAGCTAATAAACTGTATACAATAGTGAATGACTGGGCGGTTGGATTCTTTGCAAATTCAAATAATGCTGTGGAATTTAGAGACAAAGAGGAAGGTATAATTATTGGGAAATATCGTTGTAATTTTGATTTTGCGACTAAATCATCCCCAATGTGGCAACAAATATTAGTTAGGGTTCCTAATAAAGTTACTATGCCTGTTGAAATAATTACTAAGTTCACTGTTATATCAAATGATAATGAAATAAAAGTAAAAGTTGTACCAAATACAGATCTTTCTAATTACCCATTTTTGTTGAAAATGAACGAACAACAGCTATTATATGTATATAAATCCAGACAAAAATTGATTTTAGAGTATATGGACAATATGGATAACTTTATCCAGTCGCTTAAGAATTTTTTGTTAAAAAAATAA
- a CDS encoding amidophosphoribosyltransferase has product MEYLKHECGIALIRLLKPIEYYVEKYGIWQYGLNKLYLLMEKQHNRGQEGAGIGCINVSAKPGTEYIFRERAIGSNAIKEIFQNAYKAIDKSPSNLPYEEIPFCGELYMGHLRYSTTGHSGISYIHPFLRRNNRRSGSLMLCGNFNLTNLDEVFEDLISKGQHPCLYSDTLMMLEIIGSYLDYQIQVLYEKFKSEKEINKKIADSIDLGCVLRNTVKKWDGGYVVCGATGNIDMFAFRDPQGIRSAFYYKDNEIIIIASERPVIQTVMNLKVEDVQELLPGQAFIVRRNGQVYFEQIQQVSNVRPCSFERIYFSRGSDKDIYQERKMLGKLLLNPILKAIDNDLKNTVFSFIPNTAEIAFYGMMESFDAYLNKQKKQEVKNIHKITDENLDKILSTKIRQEKVAIKDIKLRTFITEGDNRDSLAAHVYDITYGSIHPQKDNLVVIDDSIVRGTTLKQSIINILDRLEPKKIVIVSSSPQVRYPDCYGIDMSRMDEFVAFRAAIALLKERGMHHIIDETYQKCKEQLFLSEKQIVNYVKDIYLPFDYEEIASKITELLRPEGIKAEVIIVYQTLDSLHQACPNHNGDWYFSGNYPTPGGNRFVIRSFIDYYEKKESIQ; this is encoded by the coding sequence ATGGAATATCTCAAACATGAATGTGGAATTGCTTTGATTCGTTTATTAAAGCCAATAGAATATTACGTTGAAAAATACGGAATTTGGCAATATGGATTGAACAAACTTTATCTTTTGATGGAAAAACAGCATAATCGTGGGCAAGAAGGTGCAGGTATTGGTTGCATAAATGTTTCCGCTAAGCCCGGGACCGAATATATTTTTAGAGAAAGAGCTATAGGGAGCAATGCAATAAAAGAGATTTTTCAAAATGCATACAAGGCTATAGATAAATCCCCTTCAAATCTTCCTTACGAAGAAATCCCTTTCTGTGGAGAGCTTTATATGGGACATTTACGATATAGTACTACAGGACATTCGGGTATCTCATATATTCATCCCTTTTTAAGACGCAATAATAGACGTTCGGGAAGTTTAATGTTGTGTGGTAATTTCAATCTTACCAATTTAGATGAGGTGTTTGAAGATTTAATTTCTAAAGGACAACATCCTTGTCTTTATTCCGATACTTTAATGATGTTGGAGATAATAGGAAGCTATCTTGATTATCAAATACAAGTTTTATATGAAAAATTTAAGTCTGAAAAGGAAATCAATAAAAAGATTGCTGATAGTATAGATTTAGGATGTGTATTACGAAATACAGTAAAAAAATGGGATGGTGGATATGTTGTTTGCGGAGCAACCGGCAATATTGATATGTTTGCCTTTCGCGACCCCCAAGGTATCCGTTCTGCCTTCTATTATAAAGATAATGAAATAATAATAATTGCTTCGGAAAGACCTGTTATTCAAACTGTTATGAATTTAAAAGTAGAAGATGTACAAGAACTCCTTCCAGGACAAGCTTTCATTGTTAGACGAAATGGACAGGTCTATTTTGAACAAATTCAACAGGTTTCGAATGTACGTCCTTGTTCTTTTGAACGCATCTATTTCTCTCGTGGGTCAGATAAAGATATATATCAAGAACGAAAAATGTTAGGTAAATTGCTTTTAAATCCTATTCTTAAAGCAATAGATAATGATTTGAAAAATACGGTTTTTTCGTTTATCCCAAATACAGCAGAAATTGCTTTTTATGGTATGATGGAAAGTTTTGATGCTTATCTTAATAAGCAAAAAAAACAAGAAGTAAAAAACATCCACAAGATAACAGACGAAAATTTAGATAAAATTTTATCTACAAAAATTCGCCAAGAAAAAGTGGCGATTAAAGATATCAAGTTACGAACTTTCATTACTGAGGGCGATAATAGAGATAGTTTGGCGGCCCATGTTTATGATATTACTTATGGATCAATCCATCCTCAAAAAGATAATTTGGTTGTTATAGATGATAGTATTGTTCGTGGTACCACATTAAAGCAAAGTATTATCAATATACTTGACAGATTAGAACCAAAAAAAATTGTGATAGTGTCTTCTTCTCCACAAGTACGTTACCCCGATTGCTATGGCATAGACATGAGTCGTATGGATGAATTTGTAGCTTTTAGAGCAGCTATTGCGTTGTTAAAAGAACGAGGTATGCATCATATCATAGATGAGACTTATCAAAAATGCAAGGAACAACTCTTTTTATCTGAAAAACAAATTGTTAACTATGTAAAAGACATTTATCTTCCTTTTGATTATGAAGAGATAGCCAGTAAAATTACTGAACTTCTTAGACCAGAAGGTATAAAGGCCGAAGTTATCATTGTTTACCAAACTCTAGACAGTTTGCATCAAGCTTGTCCAAATCATAATGGTGATTGGTATTTTTCAGGAAATTATCCTACACCCGGTGGCAATAGATTTGTCATTCGTTCATTTATCGATTACTATGAAAAAAAAGAATCAATTCAATAG
- a CDS encoding alpha-amylase family glycosyl hydrolase — protein sequence MKILIYQVLVRLYGNINPNPVQNGNIEENGCGKFNYFTDSCLQKIRNEGFNYIWYTGVIEHATQTDYSKYGIKNSHPTIVKGKAGSPYAIRDYYDVSPDLAENVYRRMEEFETLVQRTHRADLRVIIDFVPNHVARQYFSDAKIKEYPDFGKYDALAYSFHPHNNFYYLLDQPFGPQFSLYDDQGNFYGEFPAKVTGNDCFSSTPSCNDWYDTIKLNYGIDYLNGRTKHFDTVPSTWHKMLSVLLFWARKGIDGFRCDMVEMIPVEFWAWVIPKIKKDFPHIIFIAEIYNPGNYNDYLCQGHFDYLYDKVGMYDVLRGIITEGKPTKNITNAWQALGGIQTNMLNFLENHDEQRIASDFFAGDARKGRPASVVAATLNTNPFMIYFGQELGEKGMDSEGFSRIDGRTTIFDYWSLSVFRRKPSEEQERLRRYYTKVLQLCNKNKAINNGKFFDLMYVNNHLTRQYAYLRCNQDELLLIVVNFDGEKVETDVFIPSHAMDYFGIVGTIYGSKELLTNEIRSLDLQRDKPYHVCIKGYDAEIISFSLI from the coding sequence ATGAAAATTCTCATTTATCAAGTCTTAGTCAGACTCTATGGAAATATAAATCCTAATCCTGTGCAAAATGGAAATATTGAAGAAAATGGATGCGGTAAATTTAATTATTTCACTGATTCTTGTTTACAAAAGATTCGTAATGAGGGTTTCAATTACATTTGGTATACCGGTGTCATAGAGCATGCGACGCAGACAGATTATAGTAAATACGGCATTAAGAATAGTCATCCTACTATAGTAAAAGGGAAAGCAGGTTCGCCGTATGCTATCAGGGATTATTATGATGTTTCTCCTGATTTAGCAGAAAATGTATATAGAAGAATGGAAGAGTTTGAAACGCTTGTACAACGTACTCATCGGGCAGATTTGCGAGTTATCATAGATTTTGTTCCAAATCATGTGGCAAGACAATACTTTTCTGATGCAAAAATTAAAGAATACCCTGATTTTGGTAAATATGATGCATTGGCATATTCTTTTCATCCTCATAACAATTTCTATTATCTCTTGGATCAACCTTTTGGTCCTCAATTTTCTCTTTATGATGACCAAGGTAATTTTTATGGTGAATTTCCTGCAAAGGTAACTGGGAATGATTGTTTTTCTTCAACTCCAAGTTGCAATGATTGGTATGATACTATTAAACTAAACTATGGAATAGATTATCTGAATGGGAGAACAAAACATTTTGATACAGTCCCCTCTACATGGCATAAAATGTTAAGTGTTCTGCTATTTTGGGCAAGAAAAGGTATTGATGGATTCCGTTGTGATATGGTAGAAATGATACCAGTTGAGTTTTGGGCTTGGGTGATTCCAAAAATAAAAAAAGATTTCCCTCATATAATTTTCATTGCTGAAATATACAATCCTGGTAATTATAATGATTATCTATGTCAAGGACATTTTGATTATCTCTATGATAAAGTGGGAATGTACGACGTTCTTCGTGGAATTATTACTGAAGGAAAGCCAACAAAAAACATTACTAATGCTTGGCAAGCATTAGGTGGAATACAAACTAATATGCTGAATTTTTTGGAGAATCATGATGAACAGCGCATTGCCTCTGATTTTTTCGCTGGCGATGCTCGCAAGGGTCGTCCAGCTTCAGTTGTAGCTGCTACTCTCAATACAAATCCTTTTATGATCTATTTCGGACAAGAATTAGGCGAAAAAGGGATGGATAGTGAAGGATTTAGTCGGATAGATGGAAGAACCACAATCTTTGATTATTGGAGTTTGTCTGTATTTCGACGTAAACCATCTGAAGAACAGGAAAGATTACGGAGATACTATACTAAAGTATTGCAATTATGCAATAAAAACAAAGCCATTAATAATGGTAAATTCTTCGATTTAATGTATGTCAATAACCATCTCACCAGACAATATGCTTACTTGCGTTGCAATCAAGACGAATTGCTACTGATAGTTGTTAATTTTGACGGAGAAAAAGTAGAAACTGATGTTTTTATTCCTTCGCATGCTATGGATTATTTTGGAATAGTAGGAACTATCTATGGGAGTAAAGAATTGCTAACGAATGAAATACGTTCCTTAGATTTGCAAAGAGACAAGCCTTATCATGTTTGCATTAAGGGATACGATGCAGAGATCATATCCTTTAGTCTAATATGA
- a CDS encoding cell division protein FtsQ/DivIB encodes MLKKIIHIGIVFLLIVYFIFIVIFINPNLNREKCTKVVVDIAGNDTVSYVSTMQVYSFLKEKKLDPIKKNMLEINTKTIEKTLEKHGFIKKAEVYKTISSAIRIKIYQRIPILRIISNNIDYYIDSDRKIISIPVGFAVCVPLASGIFDEKFAIEKLYPLAVFLQKNEFWNAQIEQIYVNNDLEIELIPRLGNYRIVLGEMKNFENKLDNLIFFYKKVLNVLGWNRYSIINLKYRNQIVCTKN; translated from the coding sequence ATGTTAAAAAAGATTATACATATTGGTATCGTGTTTCTTTTGATAGTTTATTTTATTTTTATAGTTATTTTCATAAATCCAAATCTAAATAGAGAGAAGTGTACTAAAGTAGTAGTAGATATAGCAGGGAATGATACTGTTTCATACGTGAGTACAATGCAAGTGTATTCTTTTCTTAAAGAAAAGAAACTGGATCCTATCAAGAAAAACATGTTAGAGATAAATACTAAAACTATTGAAAAAACTTTGGAAAAACATGGATTTATAAAGAAAGCGGAAGTATATAAGACTATTAGTTCTGCGATACGAATAAAAATATATCAACGGATACCTATTCTACGAATTATTTCGAATAATATTGATTACTATATAGATAGCGATCGAAAGATAATATCTATCCCAGTTGGTTTTGCCGTTTGTGTACCGCTAGCAAGTGGAATTTTTGATGAAAAATTCGCTATAGAAAAGTTGTATCCATTGGCAGTTTTTCTACAGAAAAATGAGTTTTGGAATGCTCAAATAGAACAGATATATGTAAATAACGATTTGGAAATAGAGTTAATCCCTCGTTTAGGAAATTATCGAATTGTATTAGGAGAAATGAAAAATTTTGAAAATAAACTCGACAATTTAATTTTTTTTTATAAAAAAGTATTGAATGTACTGGGATGGAATCGCTATTCTATTATCAATTTAAAATATAGGAATCAAATAGTATGCACGAAAAATTAA
- a CDS encoding cell division protein FtsA, which yields MHEKLNNTGHSHYVVALDLGTSKLLAMAARKTHEGISILDSKQIPSGTCIRRGCVYKIDDTANIVRKIVNGLSHSLNSGIKKVYVGIGGQSLRAEYYSVKKEINGLVTSDILLHLEDECRKHMSELIEVLEIVFSEYFLDGKLETNPKNMYCKEIETKYQLILGRPSLKNLLKKSIEGKAGIEIAGFFISPLATAEAVLTSKDKRRGCALIEFGAGITYLSIYREERLKYLVTIPLGGSVITKDLCCLGIVESEAETLKINDGNALIDYSKKEQLVDTIIEARVNEIVTNIVEQIKQSGCLPMLDEGIIITGGASLLKNLDKLLSQQIGKQVRRANIKNHAHACILGLLALSKDNCAKETCEESSLLQEGKQQKLISPPKRKESLFGKLSRTIFDD from the coding sequence ATGCACGAAAAATTAAATAATACAGGACACTCTCATTATGTTGTAGCGTTGGATTTGGGAACTTCCAAGCTACTTGCTATGGCAGCACGAAAAACCCATGAAGGTATTTCAATTTTGGATTCAAAACAGATTCCTTCAGGCACATGTATTCGCCGTGGTTGTGTTTACAAAATTGATGATACTGCCAATATAGTTCGGAAAATAGTAAATGGCCTAAGTCACAGTTTAAATTCAGGTATAAAAAAGGTATATGTGGGTATTGGCGGACAGTCATTGAGAGCAGAATATTACTCAGTAAAAAAAGAGATAAATGGATTAGTCACCAGTGATATTCTTCTACATCTTGAAGACGAATGCCGCAAGCATATGTCAGAATTAATAGAGGTATTGGAAATCGTCTTTTCAGAATATTTTTTAGATGGAAAGTTAGAAACAAACCCTAAGAATATGTATTGTAAAGAAATAGAAACAAAATACCAATTGATATTAGGTCGTCCCTCGCTAAAAAATCTTTTGAAAAAGAGTATAGAAGGAAAGGCAGGAATAGAAATTGCAGGTTTTTTTATTTCTCCATTAGCTACTGCTGAAGCAGTGCTTACCAGTAAAGATAAGAGAAGAGGATGTGCTTTAATAGAATTTGGTGCTGGAATAACTTATCTTTCTATTTATAGAGAAGAACGATTAAAATATTTGGTTACTATTCCTTTGGGAGGCAGTGTTATTACTAAAGATCTTTGTTGTTTGGGTATTGTAGAATCTGAAGCTGAAACATTGAAAATCAATGATGGGAATGCTTTGATAGACTATTCTAAAAAAGAACAGTTAGTAGATACGATTATTGAAGCAAGAGTCAATGAGATAGTTACTAACATCGTTGAACAAATAAAACAGTCTGGATGCTTACCTATGTTAGATGAAGGTATAATTATTACGGGTGGAGCTTCTCTATTAAAGAATTTGGATAAATTACTATCTCAACAAATAGGAAAACAAGTTCGTCGAGCAAATATTAAAAATCATGCACATGCTTGTATCTTAGGGTTATTAGCTTTGAGTAAAGATAATTGTGCCAAAGAAACGTGTGAAGAATCATCACTATTGCAAGAAGGAAAACAACAAAAACTCATTTCTCCGCCTAAACGTAAAGAGAGTTTATTTGGCAAATTGTCAAGAACAATTTTTGATGATTAA